The genome window CATTCCCTTAAAGTTAtatatgcatttgtttttctctataaaGAGTCTTGTGAGATCCCAGTAAGTAAAAATCCTGTTTCAGAGACTTTGCTGTCACTTAGAGGGAGGTAGCGTGCTTAGTGATTCAGACTAAGAAGGTTAGAATTGGACAGAGAGGGTCTGACTCAAGATTCTAGAAGCTGTGCACCTCTCACTTTAAAGGAGAGATTAGTAGGTCTAACTTATAAAGCTGTTTTGAGGAATAAGCAAAGTACTATTTTTTGGTGCATTGTTTTAGAAACTTGGTTTTGGTACTAAGGGTACTGGATCCATACTGTTtggtacacagtaagtgctcaatataGGGAAGCAACTACTATTTCTCCCCATAAGGCTTTGTTGTTAATTGTGTTTACAAAGATGCAAGCAGAATGGAAGGCTCTGTCACAGTAAGCCACATCCCGAGGCGTTAGCAAGGGTGTAAACAAATTCTCTTCTTCCTTAGGGATGGGGGTCTCTGGAGCAGTGATCCTGAGGGAGTCTCTGTAACTACATCCCTGAGATCTCTAATCCAGAATAAAACTCCTTAGTCTCCTGTTATTTGTGGGCATTAGGAAAGGATGCTGTGTCATGCCTAGTATTTGGAGACTTGAGCCAAACTCACAATCAGATCAAGTTCAGCTCAGCAAGACAACTAGAGGTTTTGATTCTCAAAgtagagaagcagaagcagagggtcTGAGATGTGAGTTGTCACTTTCTGATCACCGGGGCCATTTGGGTGTCCATGAAAGAGACGGGTGAGAGCCAATGGAGAACAGCCCTGTGACTGGAAGCAGAAGGAGGTGAGTGCCTGGCTGACCTGGTCTGTCCTGGAGCAGAGGGGGTAAAAGCTCAAACCCCAGGACCCGGACCACCTGAGTTCACCTTCTACTGTAACTTAGCTGCACCAGGACTGGTGCAAGTCACTTGGGTCCAGGGTcgtcatctgtgaaatggggatactCACAATGCCACACAGCATTTAGAACAGCGCCTATCCTATAGCTGGTACTCAGCAAACGTTCCTATCATCGTCTTCTTATGTCACTCCCTGCACTTCTGTGGTGTGTAgccctgtctctgtctcagtgacttgtttctttttcccttacaGACCCTCCTAGAGGACAATGGCTGCAGATAACGCCTCCACTGTGACAGAGTTTGTCCTTGCAGGCTTAACAGATGAGCCAGAACTCCAGATGCccctcttcttcctgtttctagGTTTCTATGTGGTCACGGTGGTGGGGAACCTGGGCCTGATAACCCTGATTGGGCTGAATTCTCACCTTCATAttcccatgtactttttcctccTCAACTTGTCCTTCATAGATTTTAGTTATTCCACTACTCTCACCCCTAAAATGCTCATGGGTTTTGTCTCAAAGAGAAATACCATTTCCTATGCAGGGTGTatgactcagtttttttttttctgcttctttgtcttttctgaatCCTACATCTTGTCGGCGATGGCATATGACCGTTATGTCGCCATCTGTAAACCACTGCTGTACACAGTCACCATGTCTCCTCAGGTGTGTTTCCTCCTTTTGTTGGGTGTTTATGGGATGGGGGTGTTTGGGGCTGTGGCCCATATGGGAAACCTAATGTTTATAACCTTTTGTTCTGACAACCTCATCAATCACTATATGTGCGATATCATTCCCCTCCTTGAGCTCTCCTGCAATAGCTCGTATATAAATTTGCTGGTGGTCTTTATTGTTGTGACCATCGGCATTGGGGTGCCCATTGTGACCATTTTCATCTCTTATGGTTTCATTCTTTCTAGTATTCTCCATATTAGTTCTACTGAGGGCAGATCTAAAGCCTTCAGTACCTGCAGTTCCCATATAATTGTGGTATCTCTTTTCTTTGGATCCGGAGCCTTTATGTACCTCAAACCACCTACTATTTTACCCCTTGACCAGGGGAAAGTGTCTTCTGTATTCTACACTGCTGTGGTGCCCATGTTCAACCCATTAATCTATAGTCTGAGGAACAAGGATGTCAAAATTGCCCTGAAGAGAACCTTAGGCAGAAAAATCTTCTCTTGAAAATGACTGAGAAAGGAGATCCAAAGTTTTGTTTATcagagtgtttctttttctcttctatgagGGAAACAAATGCCAGTGCTTGTTCTCCTATtcttagaggaaaaattttaaattttatgttcttaAGCATAAGTATTCTCTCTACTCCTTATTCCACCCTAACTATTCTaatcattttacaaaaatagtttCCACAGTCATAGATGGTACTTTTGAAGAGGcctaagaaataatttaatctAGCCCTTCATGTGATGCATTACACACAGGAGACTCATAAATGTTTTGTAGGTCGTCCAGGGGCACACACGTGCCTCATGCCGGACCTGGGACTGGCATCTGAGCCCCTGAATTCTAATCcactctgctcttctttcttttagccATTGTGATGCACCTTTTTCCTGGCAGATTTCATTtccaaggtttttatttttatttttacatttaaagctATCTCATCTATTTATAGTGATGTCATGCAACTTTTCAAGAGTTTAATCTTTTGAACACTATTTTTGCAACAATGTTGGAGGTGAAAAATGTAATTTGATCTTGCAAAATGCTAGAAGTTTTAAGGTTTTTTGGTGGGAATTAAATTTCCATATAGAATCAAGCATGATATCCACTGAGGTGGTGTGCAGAACTGTAAGGATGCAGGCGGAGTTATTAGATATTCTAAGGAGAGATGTACAGATTTAAGGGAGTTGAAAATGTTGGATACAAGCTTCACTCGTTATTTACAGACTAATAAGGTAGGAATTGGAGACTTACCTCAAGTGTCTGAATGATGTAACTGAGTAATAGATAGTTTTGGGTAGACGTGGGTCATTAGAGTAGTACCAACCAACTATGTATCAGGAAGGTAGCTGCCATTGTATTTTAAGGTATTGCAAAtagctgtgatttttttagtgGGAGAGCATAAGGGTAAGGCAAAGAGATGGTGAAGTCAAGACAGGTCATATACTCACAGTATTAGGTAAATGGAGGCACAGCTTAcataaagaaacaattttttggCCTGAATACATTATTAGTGGTAACAGTGCTTTAAGAAGCAATGTATGTGAACTGTTTGCAAGATATCTTGACCTATTAACTTTTCTTAGGAAAGTTCTCTTTtagagaaagtttttattttatctattattattatatctaattatatctatataatatatataattatacctatataatacatatgttatatctatatctaatattatatgattatctattattaatctattattttatctattagaGAAACTTCCTCTATTACAGAAAGTTCttctaatagaaaaaaagtaaagctggGATACATGTTTCGTTTTGTCCTTTAGAAAGGTTCTGTTCAATGAATATGTAATAAAAGAATTGGAAGTGTAGGAGAGAACTGCACTTTAGATAATATTATAAAGGGAAAGATCACTGAATTGCTTATGAGTCTTCTCTCCAACTAGATGTATAAGAATTGTATGAGATGTATAAGAATGGAGACTATTGTCCCAATAGCCTaaacattaaaggaaaaacaatgagTTGAGGGTGTCATAGGTTGATAGAAAATCAGTACAATGTtggtaaataaaaaaacaatctcACCCACACCTCAAGTTGAAGCATAAGTTATGCAcgggaagtggggggagggtgcctaggtggctcagtggttgagcatctgccttgggctaaggtcatgatcttagggtcctgggatcaagccctgcatctggcttcctgctaggcggggagtctgtttctccctctccctctgtccttcccccaatcgtcctttctctctttcaaataaataaataaaatcttaaaaaaaaataagttatgcATAGCAAAGTGTATAAGTCTTAAGTGTCAATGaattttttcacatatataaGGTTATGTAACCATTACCTAGACCAAGAGATAGATTTGCATCATTTCAGAATATtgcttcctgccccttcccagtaAATTACTACCAATTCTCCTTTTGGAAATAGctactatttttacttttattgttacAGATTCATTTTGCTCATTCTTGAGcttcatataaatattaaatattgtatttactttttttgtctggcttctttctcttgatATACAGTGTAATGTGCATTTTACCCATAGcagtatatgtataatattttgtTCTTGGTTATTACTgtttagtattccattgtgtgaatatagAACAATTTATCAGCTATCCCCTTAATGGACATTTGGCTTATTTTTAGTTtctgcatattatttttaataaagatactATGAACATTTGTGAGCATATAGTTTCTTTGAAATATACTCATTTTTCTCAGGTTTATACCTAGATGTAGATTTACTGGGTCACAGAATAGATATACTTCTAGGCTTCTTAAATACTACCACCTTGTCttccaaagatttttaaactGATTCGCACTTCCAGCAGTTTCCAGGTAAGGATGCTCCTTATCCTTCTGAACacttgttttcaattctttttattttaactactcTTTTGTATGCAATATCTTGAGTCTTTTCCTTACATTTCCCAAGTAAATAATGATGTTGATTTGCAGGGGCCATggatatatattcataatatattcaTTAGCTATTTGGGTATCAGCCTTTGTGAAGTGCCTGTTCAAGGGTTTTGCCTATTCAAAAATAGTGTcttaggtttttttcttatttctttttggccaatatatttattttttattaagttttttaaattaagttcaaTTGAacttttttattaagtttaattagccaacatatagtatatcactagattttttcttatttatttgagttttaagaaagcattttctGGATATGAATCCTTTTTCAGACATACACATTGTAGCTATTTTTGCTCAGTCTGTGGCTTCCCCATCCAGCTGGCCATTCCTAATGATGTCTTTTTgatgaaagatattttaatatttatgaagttcAATGTATCAACTTTTTTCTTGATTGTTAGTGCTGTGTCCTATTTAATTTTTACCTATCGCAAAGTGATAAATAtattctcatgttttcttctgaaagctttattgtttttcctttaatgtttAGATTTTTGATCAGTTTTAAATCAGTTATcatgtatggtgtgaggtagtaagtttattatttttttcatgaaaatattcagTTGCTTTAGAATCGTTTAGAGAAAAGGTcacatcttttctttaaattgtacTGGCTGTATTTCTATGGATTTATTTGGAGACTATAGGACAACATTCTTATGTGACTTGTTGGAGAGAAGTCGGCTTAGAGCCAGAGTGCTATATTCTGCTGGCACACTATTGAATAGAAGTGTTAAGAACAAACATTCTTGTCTTGTCTACATTTATTCTAGAAATCTGATATCTTCTATGTggttttaaatggattttttagaaatttaatttttattttttactactagtatatagaaatacattttctttttatatggaGTTGACCCTTGGActacatgggtttgaactgtgtgggtccatttatacatggatttttttttacagtacagtactgtaaatgtatttcttcttccttatggttttcttaataacattttcttttctctagcttatatAGTATATAAGACGCAGAATACAAAATATAGATTAATTGATTatttatattatcagtaaggcttctagtcaatagtaggctattagaagttaagtttttggggagccAAAGCTATACATGGATTTTTAATCATGTGGGAGTTGATGCCacaacctgtgttgttcaagggtcaactgcattgACTTTTTATCCAGCCACCTtgctaatttcttttattaaatatttaatatacttatatTAACATGTACTTATTAATtatgatatataatgtatttataatataatataataaattatattaaatatgcttattaatttaattagcaaaagaggaaacaggaaatctttttatttctatatacacaatcatgtcacttgcaaataaaGACTTGATTCTTAATGatccttcattttcctcattgttCTAAGACCTCCAATACAGTGATGAGCAGAGGTGAAAATAaaggacatccctgtcttgtttctgatcttagggtaAAAGCATTCAGGCTTTCACTACTGAATATGATGTTTGCtgtagctttattttattttttggagaaagCATGATCAGATTAAGAGTGGGTGATTAACTTTCAGagagagtaattttttttctagaaaatacatatgtaaggtaaaaaaaattaagtagcacAAAAAAGTATATAGTAAAATAAGTCTTctcacaagtgactcttaatctcataaaacaaacagggttgctgggggagggggtttgggagaagggggtgggattatggacattggggagggtatgtgctttggtgagtgctgtgaagtgtgtaaacctggtgattcacagacctgtacccctggggataaaaaatatatgtttataaaaaataaaaaattaataaaaaaaatacattaaaaaaaaaagtcttcctttcGCTTCAATTCTCCCCTAGATGTAACCATTCCCAGAAATAGATAGGCATATATCTCTATGTATTGacttatctatatatatatctaaggGCCCCttgtcttttgtttaaaaattctgtaaaaggGCATTTAAAGATGTATGTTGAGTAGATATGGGAGATAAAGAGGGAGTGAACAGAGGACTTTGCTAggcaagaagaagagaaatcaagacatatgaaaaggtgtgagtaggaaagaagaggaaagaggaggcaaCACGGAAAACCCATGGCAGCTTTGGTTCTGGTAACATCTTGGGTTTCTCCTGATTTTCTGTCTCCATACCATGATGTTgcctgcttaagactttctttGCTTGTTGCTATGTTGGGGGCAGCACCACCAAATGCTTAAGTTTCCAGAATGGCAAGGATTTTCaattcaaaaaacatttacatatgcgcttatttatctatttttaaaaaaataagggttGGTTTGAGCTCCAAGAGGTAAAGAGCTTGGAAGTTGTCACACTTGTTctcacattaagaaaaaagttgAACAAACTGAAAACCAACAGCTCTTCTTAGATCCAACAGAAaactgaggtcacagagcaaacTCTCTCCCTGAGAACTGGAGAGAAAGATAAGAATACAGAATCACAGCATATTTGGAGCCAAAGCTGGAACacaattatatgcatatattgaTAGTAACACTTCAGCAGTAATTGATGAATTGCTGGCGGCTGAGTGTGGACTAGCTTGAAATGTTAAAACTCTTAAGGACTTGGGGGGGGCCCACActtttgtgaattttacctcTGGGAGCACCATCAGGTTCTCATGGTGAAAGTTGGAAAAAGTAAGGGAAATACCCAATTCCTAGTCTTATTGTCCCACTTAATCTCttatctcaacaaatatttataataacaggCACAGAGTTGAAAGAATGGCAAGGTTCAGACTAATTAAGAGTTTCTAGGGAAATCCAAAGACAAAAGGGGAGACAAAAATGACACTAGAGGAAATAGAAGCCTCAGACACCTACAACTACAGCAAATAGCAAATAAAGTATAACTCCTAGCCAGATAAACAGAAAACTTCACACTATAGTCCTATGTACTTCAGTTCCTATTACCCGAAAACATCCTGCCTAGATTTCACCAAAAACTAACAAAGCATACTGAAAGGCAATATAAAAGTCTGCAGAGACAGTGGAAGCAACAGAATCAGATCCAGATAGAGTAGAGATGCTGGAATTCTtaaatcaagaatttaaaaacaattatgatTATTATGCTAAAAATTCTAATGGATATAGAGGACAGTGAGCAAGAACAGTGGGTAatgtaaaaatcaaaaggaaattttagaaatcaaaacactgtcacagaaatgaaaaatggtttTGATGGGCTCACTAGGAGGTTAGGCATGGTAGGAGAAAGAATCAGTGATCCTGAAGGAATGTAAATTGAATTTTCCTAAACTAAAAtgttaggaggaaaaaataagaacaaaaaatatgGAGCAAATGTCCAAGAATCACAGGACAATTATAAAACTTGTAACATACACATAATgagaataccaaaaaaaaaaaaaaggaacagaagaaaaatttgaaataataagattttatttattaatttaacagaaagagacacagagagagacacagtaagagagggcacacagcagagggaatggaagagggagaagcaggctcctcatggagcagggagcctgatgcaggactcagtcccaggacccagggatcatgacctgagccaaaggcagatgcttaatgacggagccacccaggcgccctgagaattttttaaaattaatgagacACAGGCTAGCCCAGCCCTACCACTTTTCCCATATCGAACTGAAACAGGAGCTCTTCTTGGACCAGCTTTCAGGCTGGAGCTCACaccacctgggtggcacagtcggctgggcctctgccttcggctcgggtcatgatctcagggtcttgggatcgagccccgcatgtggctctctgctcagcagggagcctgcttcccgctctctctctgcctgcctctctgcctacttgtgatctctctctctgtgtcaagtgaataaataaaatctttaaaaaaaaaaattaatgagacacAGAACCTTAGTGAAGCCAAGCaggattaaaaaccaaaaaatcgaCACCTAGCCAAATCTCATTCGAACAGCAGAAAATTAGACAAGAAGAAAATCTCGAAAGAAGGCAGAAGACAAATACCTACATTACTAACATAAAGCCATGAATAAGAATTACAAGACTCCAGAAACCagaaacttgaatttaaataaaatcttgaaagaaaaataaaaagcatagttGATattaagagagaaggaaaaagctgGAATCATATAAATGTTCAATTAAAACTGGAAAAGGTAGAGAatggaagattaaaaaagaagcaaaaaacaagTGCAACAAATTGAAAACAGATTCAAGTATTACAGATATTAATTCAACTAtatcaataaatactttaaatataaatagtctAAGTatgccaatcaaaagacagactgAGAAAGTGGATAAAATAGGTAAAACTCAGTGATGTGTGATCTACAAACAACCCACTTAAACTATAAAGATacaatgtaaataatataattattacaaataatataaaatataaacactatattataaacatttatataaaatatttataaatttataaattataacacATTATACTTATAACATACTTATggtttatagtttataaataatataaatataaatataaatataaaaatataaatataaaatataaaatataaatagcataaataatataaatttaaagtaaaaggaTTGAGAAAGATGTACCATGCTAATACTAATCAAAGGAAAGCTAGAGtatctatattaatttcagacaaatcAGATTTCAGCAAAAGGAAACTTAACAGAGATAAAGAATTACAGCATGATAAAGGGGTCAAACCCCAAGAAGGCATAACAATTCTTAAGTTCACGCACCAGAAAACAGAGCATCAAAATCcgtgaagcaaaaactgatagagcTGAGAGGGGAAATGGATGAATCCACTATTATAGCTGAAGACTTTAACATCCCTCTGTCAGTAATTGACTGATCCAGCATCCTAAAAATCAGGAAGGATACAGTCAAGCTGAACTGAACGACATCATAGATCAAATTGGCCTAATTGgcatcaagtcatgaaaagacatgggagAATCTTCAATGCATATtgcttagtgaaagaagccattctTAACGAGCTATATACTGAGTGGTTCCAACCATAAATCATTGTGTTAAAGGAAAGACtatagaaacagtaaaaaaaagatcagtggctgccaTGAGTAGGTGGAGTAGAGGGTATTTTTAGGGCAGTGTAACTACTCTGATGATTCTGGAACACTGGGCATATGACATTAGGCATCTATCAAAGCCCATAGAACTGTACACCAGAAAGAGTGAAAACTAACATAAATGGGACCATAGTCAATAACAGTGACagtgtttgtttaaatattataatgaacGCACACCTCACTAAGGTGAGACATTAATAGTAGAGGAACACTTTTTTGTGGAAGAAGGGGTGTAGgggatctctctgtattatctGTTCAACTTTCTGAAAGCttaaaactcttctaaaaaaatgaagtctatcaattaaaaaataagagttctgatcattttttttttttctgagtcttgAGGTAAGAAAAACTTAGGGAATTTGGAaagtaagaaaagtaagaaataaatttattcctaagactACTAAGTAAAGGTCAGGAAAGTATGTTTCCATTTTGAGGCATTTTCTTTTAGTAGGATTATATTCTATATTCCATGccataaaatatttcctttttttaaagtgctgtgagttttccccttgcttctccttattctttatagttttgttgcataatatttcatcataAGGCTGTATcgtattttataaaacttttgtcCTCGctcttttgtttgtgtgtttctctttttgttgttgttgtttcaggtttataattaaattccatttagttaacatacagttaaCTTAGTGATTCATATCCTCTTGTTTCAAATCCTTCAACACTTTATCAGAATAAATTATACTATGACTATAACTTCAGTGTAAAAATCTTTGGCTGAATTTATGGCAATTTCCTCAGGATAGATTCTCCACACAATGGCATGATGTTTTggatttgtcatttcttttccagtGAATTTATTTCCATCCACACTCCCAACAGTAGATAAATACCgttataaaatgtctttttttgttgttgtttcaggtttttaattaaattccatttagttaacatacagtgtaatattagtttctggagCACAATTTAGTGACTCATATCCTCTTGTTTC of Mustela nigripes isolate SB6536 chromosome 1, MUSNIG.SB6536, whole genome shotgun sequence contains these proteins:
- the LOC132012362 gene encoding olfactory receptor 8B12-like, with product MAADNASTVTEFVLAGLTDEPELQMPLFFLFLGFYVVTVVGNLGLITLIGLNSHLHIPMYFFLLNLSFIDFSYSTTLTPKMLMGFVSKRNTISYAGCMTQFFFFCFFVFSESYILSAMAYDRYVAICKPLLYTVTMSPQVCFLLLLGVYGMGVFGAVAHMGNLMFITFCSDNLINHYMCDIIPLLELSCNSSYINLLVVFIVVTIGIGVPIVTIFISYGFILSSILHISSTEGRSKAFSTCSSHIIVVSLFFGSGAFMYLKPPTILPLDQGKVSSVFYTAVVPMFNPLIYSLRNKDVKIALKRTLGRKIFS